One Sediminibacillus dalangtanensis genomic region harbors:
- a CDS encoding DUF2785 domain-containing protein — MDTQQLTNRLKQLKKNKDACISGEELDLLTKEMLCHIGVTDPILRDELIYPVFSQLIMNGDYTKEQLAVLLVVCLDESHLFYKVGGTKDDSVFTRSFSSLIIAVLLHKNLQTGFLNAKQLLTVKQALLTYLKEEKDIRGLVEDKGWAHSIAHAADAIGELVQQPGIESCYQEIYQAVVRVMGFSSGFYGLEEDERMALPVTAMLERGFSEESVLQEITFVTEELEANFAVGSQQLFIHRANIKQFLRSLYFRLVYKRSHSNLQEDIRRAIIQISRPYYS; from the coding sequence ATGGATACCCAACAATTGACCAATCGATTAAAGCAGCTAAAAAAGAATAAAGATGCTTGCATTTCAGGAGAAGAACTTGATTTGTTAACAAAAGAAATGCTTTGCCACATAGGAGTTACCGATCCGATTCTTCGTGATGAACTGATTTATCCTGTGTTCAGCCAACTAATCATGAACGGTGATTATACGAAAGAGCAGTTGGCAGTCCTATTAGTGGTATGTCTTGATGAGAGTCATTTATTTTATAAAGTCGGCGGGACAAAAGACGACTCGGTTTTTACCAGGTCGTTTTCTTCCCTGATCATCGCTGTTCTGTTACATAAAAATTTGCAAACTGGCTTTCTTAATGCAAAACAACTGCTGACGGTAAAGCAAGCTTTGCTGACATATTTGAAGGAAGAAAAGGACATCAGAGGCCTGGTGGAAGATAAAGGGTGGGCTCATAGTATTGCCCATGCAGCAGACGCCATCGGTGAACTGGTCCAACAGCCTGGCATCGAATCCTGTTATCAGGAGATATACCAAGCAGTTGTTCGGGTGATGGGTTTTTCGAGCGGTTTTTATGGTTTAGAAGAGGATGAGCGGATGGCATTGCCGGTTACAGCAATGCTGGAACGGGGTTTCAGCGAGGAATCTGTACTCCAGGAAATCACCTTTGTTACAGAAGAGCTGGAGGCTAACTTTGCTGTTGGGAGCCAACAGCTATTTATCCACCGGGCAAATATAAAGCAATTTTTAAGAAGTTTGTATTTTCGCCTAGTCTACAAGCGAAGTCACTCAAACTTACAAGAAGATATAAGGAGGGCGATTATTCAAATAAGCCGGCCATACTATAGTTGA
- a CDS encoding nucleotidyltransferase domain-containing protein, translating to MIQEEALEKITASLQTDPLVRAVFVKGSIGRGEHDENSDIDLYCLVEESDKQSFLERRLLHLQAYGSLLFYDDIFIIAPQIIAVYEDLLHVDLFTVTEETYIDKDYFRVKYDPERLMDKYVARQHLTLSQEEFLDDVTDVAWFLLQYRKTALRGNDLWAAGVLHHVAVHLTRVLLHCYSPTRAQLGLKAVEDSLPVEMKAEVRTILQYITPDLHSQAAAHVVRLLQEHKQWLLPQMASAPYVKRLLTTMIAAETWEYQPTKL from the coding sequence GTGATACAAGAGGAGGCGCTAGAGAAAATTACTGCAAGCCTGCAAACGGATCCGCTAGTTCGGGCAGTGTTTGTCAAGGGCTCGATAGGACGCGGGGAGCATGATGAGAACTCGGACATTGATCTTTATTGTCTTGTGGAAGAATCGGACAAGCAATCATTCTTGGAGCGTCGTCTCCTTCATTTGCAGGCCTATGGATCCTTATTGTTTTACGATGATATATTTATCATTGCTCCACAAATTATTGCCGTGTATGAAGATTTACTGCACGTGGATTTGTTCACGGTTACAGAAGAGACTTATATCGATAAGGATTATTTCCGGGTAAAGTATGATCCGGAACGGCTGATGGATAAATATGTAGCAAGGCAGCATTTAACTTTGTCGCAGGAAGAATTTTTAGATGATGTAACCGATGTTGCTTGGTTTTTGCTGCAGTACCGTAAAACCGCTTTGCGTGGAAATGATTTGTGGGCTGCAGGAGTTTTACACCATGTTGCAGTCCATCTTACCAGGGTACTGCTGCATTGCTATTCGCCAACCCGGGCCCAGTTGGGATTGAAAGCAGTGGAAGACTCGCTTCCCGTAGAAATGAAGGCGGAAGTGCGAACCATCCTTCAATACATTACACCGGATTTGCATTCACAAGCAGCTGCTCATGTTGTCCGGCTTTTGCAGGAACATAAACAATGGCTGTTACCACAAATGGCTTCTGCTCCTTATGTGAAGCGTTTGTTGACGACAATGATAGCCGCGGAAACGTGGGAATATCAACCTACTAAGCTGTAA
- a CDS encoding ABC transporter ATP-binding protein: METILEVNQLRKTYKKRKTKEVVQAVNGISFKVNRGEILGLLGPNGAGKTTTIKMICGLLTPDDGAIVINGVDQHKKRLKALRHISAVLEGNRNLYWRLSVLENLEYFAGNRGSSRKEVAAIIDDLLIKFKLKEKENELVNRLSRGMQQKLAIAVAMLAESEVILLDEPTLGLDVETGYEVREILKAIVRQYNRTIIISSHDMDVIQDICERTVIINQGNVVTDDRVENLLKLFEVRSYAVTLGNQLDEQQKQLLTEKFPFHLYTEDSLQSTLEIDLAKSDEIYDLFDILKLASTPVEAIDRKSVNFEQIFMKIVKGETSHALTQSS, encoded by the coding sequence ATGGAGACAATTCTTGAGGTCAATCAATTAAGGAAAACGTACAAAAAAAGAAAAACAAAAGAAGTTGTCCAAGCGGTCAATGGCATTTCGTTTAAAGTCAATCGCGGAGAAATATTGGGGCTGCTAGGGCCGAACGGAGCCGGAAAAACGACAACCATCAAAATGATATGCGGTCTATTGACACCGGATGATGGGGCGATTGTGATTAACGGTGTGGACCAGCATAAAAAGCGACTGAAAGCTCTGCGCCACATCAGCGCTGTTTTGGAAGGAAACCGAAATCTGTACTGGAGACTTTCTGTGCTTGAGAATTTAGAGTATTTTGCGGGCAATCGCGGTTCATCCCGCAAAGAGGTCGCGGCTATCATTGATGATTTGCTGATCAAATTTAAGCTCAAGGAAAAAGAAAATGAACTGGTTAATCGGCTTTCTCGCGGCATGCAACAAAAGCTGGCAATTGCAGTTGCCATGTTGGCGGAAAGCGAAGTAATCCTCCTCGACGAACCGACACTCGGACTGGATGTGGAAACAGGTTATGAGGTCCGGGAAATATTAAAAGCGATTGTTCGTCAATATAACCGGACAATCATCATCAGCTCCCACGATATGGATGTTATTCAAGATATTTGTGAACGGACGGTTATTATCAATCAGGGAAACGTTGTCACCGATGACAGGGTGGAAAACCTCTTGAAACTGTTTGAGGTACGTTCTTACGCAGTCACACTTGGAAACCAGTTGGATGAACAACAAAAACAATTACTCACCGAAAAATTCCCATTTCACCTCTACACTGAAGATTCTCTTCAGTCAACCTTGGAAATCGACCTTGCAAAAAGCGATGAAATCTATGATTTGTTTGATATATTGAAGCTGGCTTCTACGCCTGTCGAAGCGATCGACCGTAAGTCGGTCAATTTTGAACAAATTTTCATGAAGATTGTAAAGGGGGAAACCAGCCATGCGCTTACTCAATCTTCTTAA
- a CDS encoding TVP38/TMEM64 family protein: protein MDNFNDSIQSLIEGAGWLAPALFILIHLIRPFLFLPVIVVCIAGGVLFGFVEGAVLSFIGLSLMSLIFYKLVSRFPRFREGVARLKTKFLHDRTITVSQVMVLRVMPFVHFHLLSLYLMEMTNGFKSYMYYSALGVILPAVLYTAFGEAITEFSWYVVSLFMLLLAAVYALLGRIHQMNIEGSNS, encoded by the coding sequence ATGGATAATTTCAATGATTCCATTCAATCCTTGATAGAAGGGGCAGGATGGTTGGCCCCCGCACTATTTATTCTTATTCATTTGATTAGGCCCTTTTTGTTTTTACCGGTGATTGTCGTATGTATCGCCGGAGGTGTATTGTTTGGATTTGTAGAAGGAGCGGTATTGTCCTTTATTGGGTTATCGCTGATGAGTCTCATTTTTTATAAATTGGTCAGTAGATTTCCGCGTTTTCGGGAAGGAGTAGCCCGCCTGAAAACCAAGTTTTTGCATGATCGAACGATTACGGTCAGTCAGGTGATGGTTCTTCGTGTCATGCCGTTTGTGCATTTTCATTTATTGTCGTTGTACTTGATGGAAATGACCAACGGTTTTAAAAGTTATATGTACTACTCTGCTTTAGGAGTTATTTTACCGGCCGTTTTATACACTGCTTTTGGCGAGGCGATTACGGAGTTTTCATGGTATGTAGTCAGTTTATTCATGCTTTTATTAGCTGCTGTTTATGCGCTTTTAGGAAGAATTCATCAAATGAATATAGAAGGCAGTAACAGTTAA
- a CDS encoding GNAT family N-acetyltransferase, translating to MDISTVMNEKEDLEGLAAVYCRVHHPDNPEHHLERMKERIQKHAAYPGFKAMKAVNETGAPVGMAYGYTSMPGQFYRSKIEAFLDEKERRAWLDDCFEFVELAVDPAFQRMRMGSKLHDALLKESHHAVSVLTTQVDNRAAKSLYEAKGWVVIKSAIRPMETGPLLTLMGNSQLSRF from the coding sequence ATGGATATTTCAACCGTTATGAATGAAAAAGAAGACTTGGAGGGACTGGCAGCTGTCTATTGTCGTGTCCATCATCCTGACAATCCGGAACACCATCTTGAGAGAATGAAAGAAAGGATTCAAAAACACGCTGCATATCCAGGATTTAAGGCAATGAAGGCGGTAAATGAGACCGGCGCGCCAGTTGGCATGGCTTATGGATATACGTCGATGCCTGGACAATTCTATCGCAGCAAAATCGAAGCTTTTTTGGACGAGAAAGAAAGGCGTGCATGGCTGGATGACTGTTTTGAATTTGTTGAGCTTGCTGTTGATCCTGCTTTTCAAAGAATGCGAATGGGCAGCAAGCTCCATGATGCTCTACTTAAAGAGTCGCATCATGCTGTTTCGGTATTGACGACACAGGTCGATAATCGTGCCGCAAAAAGTCTTTATGAGGCCAAAGGATGGGTAGTGATCAAATCTGCAATCCGTCCGATGGAAACCGGCCCGTTGCTAACGTTGATGGGTAACAGTCAGTTATCCAGATTCTGA
- the yfkAB gene encoding radical SAM/CxCxxxxC motif protein YfkAB, which yields MNANIIADKMTPANDPWEAYLDVNQHGEMVLSNVEFTTTTLCNMRCNHCAVGYALRDRDPEALPMDLIFRRLDEIPHLRAISITGGEPMMSKKSVRNYVLPLLQYAHARGVRTQINSNLTLPYGRYDDIIPYLDVLHISHNWGTEEEFAETGFARMERKPTMENRKKYFARMVENAQRLSKEGVMVSAETMLNGRTFPYLEKIHDHIQEMGCTRHEIHPMYPVDFAENLETLSLEQIRTAIRRLLVHRNEDIWMLFGTLPFYPCSSSPEELELQQQLYAARNVSVRNDPDGRSRLNVSIFTGEVTVTDFGDEPPLGNIQTVPLQESYRRWMETKTAKSLNCHCPAVKCLGPNVLVKNTYYPDTDFQQKQANISR from the coding sequence ATGAACGCTAATATAATCGCTGATAAGATGACACCGGCCAATGATCCTTGGGAAGCGTACTTGGATGTAAACCAGCACGGGGAAATGGTGTTGTCCAATGTGGAATTTACAACGACGACGTTATGCAATATGCGCTGTAATCATTGTGCAGTGGGATATGCCCTGCGGGATCGCGATCCGGAAGCACTTCCTATGGACCTGATTTTCCGGCGTTTGGATGAAATTCCGCATTTGCGGGCAATCAGCATTACCGGCGGAGAGCCGATGATGTCCAAAAAATCTGTCAGGAATTATGTCCTGCCCCTGCTTCAATACGCCCATGCCCGCGGGGTGAGAACCCAGATTAACTCGAACCTAACCCTGCCATACGGACGTTATGACGATATCATTCCTTATCTGGATGTTCTCCATATTTCCCATAACTGGGGGACGGAAGAGGAATTCGCAGAAACAGGGTTTGCTCGAATGGAACGAAAGCCGACGATGGAAAATCGCAAAAAGTACTTTGCGCGGATGGTTGAAAATGCCCAGCGCCTTTCTAAAGAAGGCGTCATGGTTTCCGCCGAAACTATGCTGAACGGCAGGACATTTCCCTACTTGGAAAAAATCCATGACCACATACAGGAAATGGGCTGTACACGGCACGAGATACATCCTATGTACCCTGTCGATTTTGCTGAAAATCTGGAAACATTGAGTTTGGAACAAATAAGAACGGCTATTCGCCGGCTGCTTGTACACCGGAATGAAGACATTTGGATGCTGTTCGGAACGCTTCCGTTCTATCCATGCAGTTCTTCACCCGAAGAGTTGGAATTGCAGCAGCAGCTATATGCCGCCAGGAATGTTTCTGTCCGTAACGATCCAGATGGCCGCTCGAGGCTCAACGTCAGTATTTTTACCGGGGAAGTAACAGTTACTGACTTTGGCGATGAACCACCGCTTGGAAATATTCAAACCGTTCCTTTACAAGAGTCCTATCGACGCTGGATGGAGACGAAAACCGCCAAATCGTTGAACTGTCATTGTCCGGCAGTCAAGTGCTTAGGTCCGAATGTTTTGGTGAAGAATACGTACTACCCAGATACCGATTTCCAACAAAAACAAGCAAACATTAGCAGATGA
- a CDS encoding GNAT family N-acetyltransferase has product MNLKGEMLFLRELKRKDWLDVHAYAALPESSSFQPWGPNTEEQSRQYVNQCMQEACVSPRHRYALAITLSGTGEMVGCCELKLRDVVNKTGELSYIVHPKYWGRGIASEASDLMVSYGFCQLGLHRIIATCDPRNKGSKRVLEKLGMKKEGLLRENIKPEMEWRDSLLFSILDSEWKKY; this is encoded by the coding sequence ATGAATTTGAAAGGCGAAATGTTATTCTTAAGAGAATTAAAGCGAAAAGACTGGCTTGATGTTCATGCGTATGCGGCTTTACCGGAATCCAGCTCTTTTCAGCCATGGGGACCTAATACAGAGGAACAATCCCGACAGTATGTAAATCAATGCATGCAGGAAGCATGCGTGTCCCCGAGGCATCGATACGCGCTAGCTATTACTTTGTCCGGGACAGGTGAAATGGTTGGGTGTTGTGAACTAAAACTTCGCGATGTTGTCAATAAAACAGGGGAATTATCTTATATTGTGCATCCAAAGTATTGGGGGCGAGGAATCGCTTCGGAAGCATCGGATTTAATGGTTTCCTATGGTTTTTGCCAGTTGGGACTTCACCGCATTATTGCTACCTGTGATCCGAGAAACAAAGGTTCAAAAAGAGTATTGGAAAAGCTAGGGATGAAAAAGGAAGGGCTGTTGAGAGAGAACATTAAACCAGAGATGGAATGGCGTGATTCCTTGTTGTTTAGTATTTTAGACAGTGAATGGAAAAAATACTGA
- a CDS encoding GNAT family N-acetyltransferase — MFTYPLDEQSYLKMLEPGDAAELFLLTWNSMDRLKKWLPLIGSNRRQEDTEAFIKSSLIQLSENNGFQAGIWHQDKIAGVIGFHYVNWYNRTTSIGYWIGDGFEGKGLMTKACRAMVQQAFENWQLNRVEIRAAEENVKSRSIPEKLGFTQEGKIRQAELLQGEYVDHVVYGLLAEEWQKQ; from the coding sequence ATGTTTACTTATCCACTTGACGAACAGTCCTATTTGAAAATGTTGGAACCAGGTGATGCGGCTGAATTATTTTTGCTAACCTGGAATTCGATGGATCGTTTGAAGAAATGGCTTCCTTTAATCGGAAGTAACAGGAGACAAGAAGACACCGAAGCTTTTATCAAATCTTCCCTTATACAATTGAGCGAAAACAATGGGTTTCAGGCAGGCATTTGGCATCAAGATAAAATAGCCGGTGTTATCGGCTTTCATTACGTTAATTGGTATAACCGCACAACAAGTATCGGTTATTGGATCGGTGATGGTTTCGAGGGAAAAGGGTTGATGACCAAAGCCTGCAGGGCGATGGTTCAACAAGCATTTGAAAACTGGCAGCTAAACCGGGTGGAAATCAGGGCAGCAGAGGAAAATGTGAAAAGCAGATCCATTCCGGAAAAGCTGGGTTTTACGCAAGAAGGAAAAATTCGGCAGGCCGAATTATTACAGGGAGAGTACGTCGACCATGTTGTTTACGGATTGCTAGCAGAAGAATGGCAGAAACAGTAA
- a CDS encoding ABC transporter permease yields the protein MRLLNLLKANLRKEYIELKRYLPNTIALLLTFYIIFLGLFFGIQVIGDPSTQAVNTQFVIVNYIFWYLTMVVVNDIGWKITNEATQGTLEQLSMSPMGIWRIITVRLIASTFLHFVIMVGLLYLSMATAGEWLNLDVLTLLPIFVLTIISMFGVGFMIAGLAIILKQVQAFLQILQFILAGLVFIPLATAPFLAFFPIVKGVELVRQVMIDGITLTQIPSGDYLTLLFNAVFYFGLGLGVFVYCERIARAKGLLAHY from the coding sequence ATGCGCTTACTCAATCTTCTTAAAGCCAATCTGCGTAAAGAATACATAGAACTAAAGCGTTATTTGCCCAACACCATCGCACTTTTGCTTACCTTCTATATCATTTTCCTAGGACTGTTTTTTGGCATACAGGTCATTGGAGATCCGTCCACACAGGCAGTTAACACTCAGTTTGTCATCGTCAATTATATTTTTTGGTACCTGACCATGGTAGTGGTCAACGACATTGGTTGGAAAATAACGAATGAGGCGACACAGGGAACCCTGGAACAGCTGAGCATGTCACCAATGGGCATCTGGCGCATCATCACCGTCCGGCTGATCGCTTCCACTTTCCTTCATTTTGTCATCATGGTTGGATTGCTTTACCTTTCAATGGCAACTGCCGGAGAGTGGCTGAATCTGGATGTGCTAACCCTGCTGCCGATTTTCGTGTTGACCATCATTAGTATGTTTGGTGTTGGTTTTATGATTGCAGGTCTTGCCATTATCTTGAAACAAGTGCAGGCGTTTCTGCAAATTCTCCAGTTCATTTTGGCTGGTTTGGTTTTCATTCCGCTTGCCACAGCACCATTTCTCGCATTTTTTCCAATCGTAAAAGGAGTTGAGCTAGTACGCCAGGTAATGATTGACGGAATCACACTGACTCAAATTCCGAGTGGTGATTACCTCACTTTACTGTTTAATGCAGTGTTCTATTTTGGTCTTGGTCTTGGTGTCTTTGTCTATTGTGAGCGAATTGCGAGGGCCAAGGGTTTGCTTGCCCACTATTAA